From a region of the Toxotes jaculatrix isolate fToxJac2 chromosome 7, fToxJac2.pri, whole genome shotgun sequence genome:
- the LOC121184216 gene encoding AP2-associated protein kinase 1-like isoform X8, with translation MKKFFDSRRELVSSGPGSGAGGGGAGSGGGGSFIGRVFTIGRYQVTVEEIVAEGGFAIVFLVRTHQGLRCALKRMYVNNEHDLQVCKLEIQIMRDLVGNKNIVGFLDSSITAVGAGDVWEVLILMDFCRGGQVVNLMNQRLQTGFSEPEVLQIFCDTCEAVARLHQCKTPIIHRDLKVENILLHDRGHYVLCDFGSATNRFQNPQTEGVQVVEEEIKKYTTLSYRSPEMVNLYGGKVITTKADIWAMGCLLYKLCYFTLPFGESQVAICDGSFTIPDNSRYSQDMHCLIRYMLEPDPDMRPDIYQVSYFAFKLARRECPVPNVHNSSIPAKLPEPVRASEAVAKKSQTKARLTDPIPTTETSIAPRQRPKAGQAQPQPITGILPIQPALTPRKRPNVAAGAPQAIGVGIGVPPPAAAAVQPAQQATAAQAAPQPVQTANMQPQATPQHHQLLMKQQQTSAFLSPQSNQQHQLVQSLHHQQQQHQTASQASSLLQSKAKPVPPVVALQLQYQQQQQQPQHHVFHETAAPHLTPIPESAVIGPAADPEVMTAGRGIHKVGSLTPPSSPKMAPKSGHRRILSDVTHSAVFGVPVSKSTQLLQAAAAEASLNKSKSASTTPSGSPCSSQQSVYHPADGDAPSGLTATNTQPSWNPFGDDNFSKLTAEELLNKDFAKLAETAARGEKITGSSENLIPGLSAFPDPQGESNGYSVLGEGQETEPPEGDPQINEGCVHSSDEDEEKGGNKEEQQDGGAVESHVPAHDCSGSRPLLLDSEEEEEQGPQLALHSSPQSNTAPTQPSTTFHHSTPSTIAQNHSQHAPEPAKGIDVAADVFSKAPFRVAQEDVSDVFANAPFPRAPVAAQQQLDVFSQAPFGKRKEATGAQPKTSYPQAAGVHAVTPDPGVLGQVPPQPFRPQALAKYSRHFEGPVPQQLVAAHRVVSNVSRQAAVSSVPVGPLHSWTSEVSAVDPFVSAPFHLKAPQEKP, from the exons ATGAAGAAATTTTTTGATTCTCGTCGGGAGTTGGTGAGCTCTGGGCCTGGTTCCGGAGCCGGTGGAGGAGGCGCTGGTTCCGGCGGCGGTGGCAGCTTCATCGGACGGGTCTTTACCATTGGACGGTATCAAGTGACCGTCGAGGAAATTGTCGCAGAAG GAGGTTTTGCCATAGTTTTTCTGGTGCGGACTCATCAAGGCCTACGTTGTGCACTAAAAAGAATGTATGTCAACAACGAACATGATCTGCAGGTCTGCAAACTTGAGATACAGATTATG aGGGACCTAGTGGGCAACAAAAACATAGTCGGCTTCCTGGATTCCAGCATAACTGCAGTTGGAGCTGGCGATGTGTGGGAAGTCCTAATCTTAATGGACTTCTGTCGAG GTGGACAGGTTGTTAACCTAATGAACCAGCGGTTACAGACAGGCTTCTCTGAACCCGAGGTGTTACAGATCTTCTGTGACACATGCGAAGCGGTCGCTCGTCTCCACCAGTGCAAAACACCAATTATCCATCGAGATCTCAAG GTAGAAAATATTCTCCTGCATGACCGGGGACACTATGTGCTCTGTGACTTTGGAAGTGCCACCAACCGTTTCCAGAACCCTCAGACGGAGGGGGTGCAAGTTGTGGAGGAGGAAATCAAAAA GTACACTACTCTGTCATACCGTTCTCCAGAGATGGTGAACCTCTACGGTGGAAAGGTCATCACAACAAAGGCAGACATTTGG GCCATGGGCTGTCTACTCTATAAGCTGTGCTACTTCACACTTCCTTTTGGGGAGAGCCAAGTGGCTATCTGTGATGGCAGCTTCACCATCCCAGACAATTCCCGCTACTCCCAGGACATGCACTGCCTCATTA GATACATGCTGGAACCTGACCCAGATATGAGACCAGACATCTACCAAGTATCCTACTTTGCCTTTAAACTGGCTCGACGAGAGTGTCCGGTCCCAAATGTGCAT AATTCGTCCATTCCTGCAAAACTTCCTGAGCCTGTCAGAGCCAGTGAAGCTgtggccaaaaagagtcaaaccAAAGCCAG GCTTACAGACCCTATTCCTACCACGGAAACCTCAATTGCACCTCGACAACGGCCTAAGGCTGGTCAGGCTCAGCCCCAGCCAATAACAGGCATTCTTCCCATCCAGCCAGCTCTTACCCCGCGCAAGAGACCCAATGTGGCTGCTGGAGCACCCCAGGCCATAG GTGTTGGTATTGGTGTCCcacctccagctgcagccgctgTCCAACCTGCTCAGCAGGCCACTGCAGCACAGGCGGCACCACAGCCAGTTCAGACAGCCAACATGCAGCCACAGGCTACACCACAGCATCACCAGCTCCTcatgaagcagcagcaaacCTCAGCCTTCTTAAGCCCACAGAGTAACCAGCAG CATCAGCTGGTACAGAGCCTCCAtcaccaacagcagcaacaccaaACAGCGTCTCAGGCGTCTTCCCTGCTGCAGTCCAAAGCTAAACCTGTTCCTCCAGTTGTTGCCCTGCAACTGCaataccagcagcagcagcagcagccgcagcatCATGTATTCCACGAAACAGCAGCTCCCCATCTCACACCCATCCCTGAGTCTGCAGTCATTGGTCCTGCAGCTGACCCAGAGGTCATG ACGGCTGGCCGAGGGATTCACAAAGTCGGTTCTTTGACTCCCCCTTCGTCACCAAAGATGGCCCCTAAGAGTGGCCACAGACGCATCCTGAGCGATGTCACCCACAGTGCTGTGTTCGGGGTTCCAGTCAGCAAGTCCACCCAGCTACTTCAGGCAGCCGCAGCTGAGGCCAGCCTCAACAAGTCCAA ATCAGCCAGCACTACTCCCTCTGGCTCCCCCTGCTCGTCCCAGCAGAGTGTGTATCATCCAGCTGATGGCGATGCCCCGTCAGGCCTCACTGCAACCAACACTCAGCCCAGCTGGAACCCCTTTGGGGATGATAACTTCTCCAAGCTGACGGCGGAGGAGCTGCTCAACAAAGACTTTGCAAAGCTAGCTGAGA CTGCTGCACGAGGAGAGAAGATCACAGGCTCCAGTGAGAATCTTATCCCAGGGCTCAGTGCTTTTCCAG ACCCACAAGGGGAGAGCAATGGCTACTCTGTGCTCGGGGAGGGACAAGAGACTGAACCTCCGGAAGGAGATCCTCAAATAAACGAGGGCTGTGTGCACTCCAGTGATGAAGAcgaggagaaaggaggaaataaggaagagcagcaggacgGTGGAGCCGTTGAGAGTCATGTACCAGCCCATGACTGCAGTGGCTCCAGACCTCTGCTGCTGGActctgaggaagaagaggaacaaGGGCCTCAGTTAGCCCTCCACTCATCACCGCAGTCCAACACAGCACCAACACAACCATCTACTACCTTCCATCATTCTACTCCAAGCACCATTGCTCAGAATcattcccagcatgcacctgaGCCAGCAAAGGGGATAGATGTTGCTGCAGATGTCTTCTCTAAAGCCCCCTTTCGGGTTGCACAAGAAGATGTGAGCGACGTGTTTGCCAATGCTCCGTTTCCACGTGCTCCCGTCGCAGCTCAGCAACAGCTCGACGTATTCTCTCAGGCTCCctttggaaaaagaaaggaggctACAGGAGCTCAGCCCAAGACCTCGTACCCTCAAGCAGCCGGAGTTCACGCTGTGACTCCTGATCCAGGTGTGCTTGGACAGGTTCCCCCTCAACCATTCCGCCCTCAAGCCCTAGCCAAATATTCCCGGCACTTTGAGGGACCCGTGCCCCAGCAGCTAGTAGCAGCTCACAGAGTGGTATCCAATGTGAGCAGGCAAGCCGCTGTGTCATCAGTCCCTGTTGGACCTCTTCACTCATGGACGTCAGAAGTGAGCGCTGTCGACCCCTTCGTCTCTGCACCCTTTCACCTCAAGGCCCCTCAAGAAAAGCCCTGA
- the LOC121184216 gene encoding AP2-associated protein kinase 1-like isoform X2, which produces MKKFFDSRRELVSSGPGSGAGGGGAGSGGGGSFIGRVFTIGRYQVTVEEIVAEGGFAIVFLVRTHQGLRCALKRMYVNNEHDLQVCKLEIQIMRDLVGNKNIVGFLDSSITAVGAGDVWEVLILMDFCRGGQVVNLMNQRLQTGFSEPEVLQIFCDTCEAVARLHQCKTPIIHRDLKVENILLHDRGHYVLCDFGSATNRFQNPQTEGVQVVEEEIKKYTTLSYRSPEMVNLYGGKVITTKADIWAMGCLLYKLCYFTLPFGESQVAICDGSFTIPDNSRYSQDMHCLIRYMLEPDPDMRPDIYQVSYFAFKLARRECPVPNVHNSSIPAKLPEPVRASEAVAKKSQTKARLTDPIPTTETSIAPRQRPKAGQAQPQPITGILPIQPALTPRKRPNVAAGAPQAIGVGIGVPPPAAAAVQPAQQATAAQAAPQPVQTANMQPQATPQHHQLLMKQQQTSAFLSPQSNQQHQLVQSLHHQQQQHQTASQASSLLQSKAKPVPPVVALQLQYQQQQQQPQHHVFHETAAPHLTPIPESAVIGPAADPETAGRGIHKVGSLTPPSSPKMAPKSGHRRILSDVTHSAVFGVPVSKSTQLLQAAAAEASLNKSKSASTTPSGSPCSSQQSVYHPADGDAPSGLTATNTQPSWNPFGDDNFSKLTAEELLNKDFAKLAETAARGEKITGSSENLIPGLSAFPAERSADIMSAGSALLTARDPFNTLSDTAAKAEVCVDSLIPGLEAPQAQRHSAQPELIPASMPDSLTGEDSLLGCDLLSHTSPHGNQPVSALPSSSSSCSSAPPGSGSGSCLEELPPGQTASDSAFLMSCGEKGNDDEFDPIPVLISKNSNQDPQGESNGYSVLGEGQETEPPEGDPQINEGCVHSSDEDEEKGGNKEEQQDGGAVESHVPAHDCSGSRPLLLDSEEEEEQGPQLALHSSPQSNTAPTQPSTTFHHSTPSTIAQNHSQHAPEPAKGIDVAADVFSKAPFRVAQEDVSDVFANAPFPRAPVAAQQQLDVFSQAPFGKRKEATGAQPKTSYPQAAGVHAVTPDPGVLGQVPPQPFRPQALAKYSRHFEGPVPQQLVAAHRVVSNVSRQAAVSSVPVGPLHSWTSEVSAVDPFVSAPFHLKAPQEKP; this is translated from the exons ATGAAGAAATTTTTTGATTCTCGTCGGGAGTTGGTGAGCTCTGGGCCTGGTTCCGGAGCCGGTGGAGGAGGCGCTGGTTCCGGCGGCGGTGGCAGCTTCATCGGACGGGTCTTTACCATTGGACGGTATCAAGTGACCGTCGAGGAAATTGTCGCAGAAG GAGGTTTTGCCATAGTTTTTCTGGTGCGGACTCATCAAGGCCTACGTTGTGCACTAAAAAGAATGTATGTCAACAACGAACATGATCTGCAGGTCTGCAAACTTGAGATACAGATTATG aGGGACCTAGTGGGCAACAAAAACATAGTCGGCTTCCTGGATTCCAGCATAACTGCAGTTGGAGCTGGCGATGTGTGGGAAGTCCTAATCTTAATGGACTTCTGTCGAG GTGGACAGGTTGTTAACCTAATGAACCAGCGGTTACAGACAGGCTTCTCTGAACCCGAGGTGTTACAGATCTTCTGTGACACATGCGAAGCGGTCGCTCGTCTCCACCAGTGCAAAACACCAATTATCCATCGAGATCTCAAG GTAGAAAATATTCTCCTGCATGACCGGGGACACTATGTGCTCTGTGACTTTGGAAGTGCCACCAACCGTTTCCAGAACCCTCAGACGGAGGGGGTGCAAGTTGTGGAGGAGGAAATCAAAAA GTACACTACTCTGTCATACCGTTCTCCAGAGATGGTGAACCTCTACGGTGGAAAGGTCATCACAACAAAGGCAGACATTTGG GCCATGGGCTGTCTACTCTATAAGCTGTGCTACTTCACACTTCCTTTTGGGGAGAGCCAAGTGGCTATCTGTGATGGCAGCTTCACCATCCCAGACAATTCCCGCTACTCCCAGGACATGCACTGCCTCATTA GATACATGCTGGAACCTGACCCAGATATGAGACCAGACATCTACCAAGTATCCTACTTTGCCTTTAAACTGGCTCGACGAGAGTGTCCGGTCCCAAATGTGCAT AATTCGTCCATTCCTGCAAAACTTCCTGAGCCTGTCAGAGCCAGTGAAGCTgtggccaaaaagagtcaaaccAAAGCCAG GCTTACAGACCCTATTCCTACCACGGAAACCTCAATTGCACCTCGACAACGGCCTAAGGCTGGTCAGGCTCAGCCCCAGCCAATAACAGGCATTCTTCCCATCCAGCCAGCTCTTACCCCGCGCAAGAGACCCAATGTGGCTGCTGGAGCACCCCAGGCCATAG GTGTTGGTATTGGTGTCCcacctccagctgcagccgctgTCCAACCTGCTCAGCAGGCCACTGCAGCACAGGCGGCACCACAGCCAGTTCAGACAGCCAACATGCAGCCACAGGCTACACCACAGCATCACCAGCTCCTcatgaagcagcagcaaacCTCAGCCTTCTTAAGCCCACAGAGTAACCAGCAG CATCAGCTGGTACAGAGCCTCCAtcaccaacagcagcaacaccaaACAGCGTCTCAGGCGTCTTCCCTGCTGCAGTCCAAAGCTAAACCTGTTCCTCCAGTTGTTGCCCTGCAACTGCaataccagcagcagcagcagcagccgcagcatCATGTATTCCACGAAACAGCAGCTCCCCATCTCACACCCATCCCTGAGTCTGCAGTCATTGGTCCTGCAGCTGACCCAGAG ACGGCTGGCCGAGGGATTCACAAAGTCGGTTCTTTGACTCCCCCTTCGTCACCAAAGATGGCCCCTAAGAGTGGCCACAGACGCATCCTGAGCGATGTCACCCACAGTGCTGTGTTCGGGGTTCCAGTCAGCAAGTCCACCCAGCTACTTCAGGCAGCCGCAGCTGAGGCCAGCCTCAACAAGTCCAA ATCAGCCAGCACTACTCCCTCTGGCTCCCCCTGCTCGTCCCAGCAGAGTGTGTATCATCCAGCTGATGGCGATGCCCCGTCAGGCCTCACTGCAACCAACACTCAGCCCAGCTGGAACCCCTTTGGGGATGATAACTTCTCCAAGCTGACGGCGGAGGAGCTGCTCAACAAAGACTTTGCAAAGCTAGCTGAGA CTGCTGCACGAGGAGAGAAGATCACAGGCTCCAGTGAGAATCTTATCCCAGGGCTCAGTGCTTTTCCAG CTGAAAGATCTGCAGACATCATGAGTGCAGGTTCAGCACTGTTGACTGCCCGGGACCCTTTTAATACCCTCTCTGACACCGCAG CAAaggcagaggtgtgtgtggatTCACTGATTCCTGGGTTGGAAGCCCCCCAGGCCCAGCGACATTCAGCCCAGCCAGAGCTCATCCCTGCCAGCATGCCAG ACTCTCTCACTGGGGAGGACTCTCTGCTGGGTTGCGATCTGTTATCTCATACTTCTCCTCATGGAAACCAGCCTGTTTCtgctcttccctcctcctcctcctcctgctcctctgctcctcctggcTCCGGCTCTGGATCCTGTCTGGAGGAGCTGCCGCCTGGTCAGACAGCTTCTG ACTCTGCTTTCCTCATGTCGTGTGGGGAGAAGGGCAATGACGACGAGTTTGACCCTATTCCCGTGCTCATCTCCAAAAACTCAAATCAAG ACCCACAAGGGGAGAGCAATGGCTACTCTGTGCTCGGGGAGGGACAAGAGACTGAACCTCCGGAAGGAGATCCTCAAATAAACGAGGGCTGTGTGCACTCCAGTGATGAAGAcgaggagaaaggaggaaataaggaagagcagcaggacgGTGGAGCCGTTGAGAGTCATGTACCAGCCCATGACTGCAGTGGCTCCAGACCTCTGCTGCTGGActctgaggaagaagaggaacaaGGGCCTCAGTTAGCCCTCCACTCATCACCGCAGTCCAACACAGCACCAACACAACCATCTACTACCTTCCATCATTCTACTCCAAGCACCATTGCTCAGAATcattcccagcatgcacctgaGCCAGCAAAGGGGATAGATGTTGCTGCAGATGTCTTCTCTAAAGCCCCCTTTCGGGTTGCACAAGAAGATGTGAGCGACGTGTTTGCCAATGCTCCGTTTCCACGTGCTCCCGTCGCAGCTCAGCAACAGCTCGACGTATTCTCTCAGGCTCCctttggaaaaagaaaggaggctACAGGAGCTCAGCCCAAGACCTCGTACCCTCAAGCAGCCGGAGTTCACGCTGTGACTCCTGATCCAGGTGTGCTTGGACAGGTTCCCCCTCAACCATTCCGCCCTCAAGCCCTAGCCAAATATTCCCGGCACTTTGAGGGACCCGTGCCCCAGCAGCTAGTAGCAGCTCACAGAGTGGTATCCAATGTGAGCAGGCAAGCCGCTGTGTCATCAGTCCCTGTTGGACCTCTTCACTCATGGACGTCAGAAGTGAGCGCTGTCGACCCCTTCGTCTCTGCACCCTTTCACCTCAAGGCCCCTCAAGAAAAGCCCTGA
- the LOC121184216 gene encoding AP2-associated protein kinase 1-like isoform X9, with the protein MKKFFDSRRELVSSGPGSGAGGGGAGSGGGGSFIGRVFTIGRYQVTVEEIVAEGGFAIVFLVRTHQGLRCALKRMYVNNEHDLQVCKLEIQIMRDLVGNKNIVGFLDSSITAVGAGDVWEVLILMDFCRGGQVVNLMNQRLQTGFSEPEVLQIFCDTCEAVARLHQCKTPIIHRDLKVENILLHDRGHYVLCDFGSATNRFQNPQTEGVQVVEEEIKKYTTLSYRSPEMVNLYGGKVITTKADIWAMGCLLYKLCYFTLPFGESQVAICDGSFTIPDNSRYSQDMHCLIRYMLEPDPDMRPDIYQVSYFAFKLARRECPVPNVHNSSIPAKLPEPVRASEAVAKKSQTKARLTDPIPTTETSIAPRQRPKAGQAQPQPITGILPIQPALTPRKRPNVAAGAPQAIGVGIGVPPPAAAAVQPAQQATAAQAAPQPVQTANMQPQATPQHHQLLMKQQQTSAFLSPQSNQQHQLVQSLHHQQQQHQTASQASSLLQSKAKPVPPVVALQLQYQQQQQQPQHHVFHETAAPHLTPIPESAVIGPAADPEVMTAGRGIHKVGSLTPPSSPKMAPKSGHRRILSDVTHSAVFGVPVSKSTQLLQAAAAEASLNKSKSASTTPSGSPCSSQQSVYHPADGDAPSGLTATNTQPSWNPFGDDNFSKLTAEELLNKDFAKLAETAARGEKITGSSENLIPGLSAFPAERSADIMSAGSALLTARDPFNTLSDTAAKAEVCVDSLIPGLEAPQAQRHSAQPELIPASMPDSLTGEDSLLGCDLLSHTSPHGNQPVSALPSSSSSCSSAPPGSGSGSCLEELPPGQTASDSAFLMSCGEKGNDDEFDPIPVLISKNSNQGGHSRSNSGSSESSIPNLARSLLLVDQLIDL; encoded by the exons ATGAAGAAATTTTTTGATTCTCGTCGGGAGTTGGTGAGCTCTGGGCCTGGTTCCGGAGCCGGTGGAGGAGGCGCTGGTTCCGGCGGCGGTGGCAGCTTCATCGGACGGGTCTTTACCATTGGACGGTATCAAGTGACCGTCGAGGAAATTGTCGCAGAAG GAGGTTTTGCCATAGTTTTTCTGGTGCGGACTCATCAAGGCCTACGTTGTGCACTAAAAAGAATGTATGTCAACAACGAACATGATCTGCAGGTCTGCAAACTTGAGATACAGATTATG aGGGACCTAGTGGGCAACAAAAACATAGTCGGCTTCCTGGATTCCAGCATAACTGCAGTTGGAGCTGGCGATGTGTGGGAAGTCCTAATCTTAATGGACTTCTGTCGAG GTGGACAGGTTGTTAACCTAATGAACCAGCGGTTACAGACAGGCTTCTCTGAACCCGAGGTGTTACAGATCTTCTGTGACACATGCGAAGCGGTCGCTCGTCTCCACCAGTGCAAAACACCAATTATCCATCGAGATCTCAAG GTAGAAAATATTCTCCTGCATGACCGGGGACACTATGTGCTCTGTGACTTTGGAAGTGCCACCAACCGTTTCCAGAACCCTCAGACGGAGGGGGTGCAAGTTGTGGAGGAGGAAATCAAAAA GTACACTACTCTGTCATACCGTTCTCCAGAGATGGTGAACCTCTACGGTGGAAAGGTCATCACAACAAAGGCAGACATTTGG GCCATGGGCTGTCTACTCTATAAGCTGTGCTACTTCACACTTCCTTTTGGGGAGAGCCAAGTGGCTATCTGTGATGGCAGCTTCACCATCCCAGACAATTCCCGCTACTCCCAGGACATGCACTGCCTCATTA GATACATGCTGGAACCTGACCCAGATATGAGACCAGACATCTACCAAGTATCCTACTTTGCCTTTAAACTGGCTCGACGAGAGTGTCCGGTCCCAAATGTGCAT AATTCGTCCATTCCTGCAAAACTTCCTGAGCCTGTCAGAGCCAGTGAAGCTgtggccaaaaagagtcaaaccAAAGCCAG GCTTACAGACCCTATTCCTACCACGGAAACCTCAATTGCACCTCGACAACGGCCTAAGGCTGGTCAGGCTCAGCCCCAGCCAATAACAGGCATTCTTCCCATCCAGCCAGCTCTTACCCCGCGCAAGAGACCCAATGTGGCTGCTGGAGCACCCCAGGCCATAG GTGTTGGTATTGGTGTCCcacctccagctgcagccgctgTCCAACCTGCTCAGCAGGCCACTGCAGCACAGGCGGCACCACAGCCAGTTCAGACAGCCAACATGCAGCCACAGGCTACACCACAGCATCACCAGCTCCTcatgaagcagcagcaaacCTCAGCCTTCTTAAGCCCACAGAGTAACCAGCAG CATCAGCTGGTACAGAGCCTCCAtcaccaacagcagcaacaccaaACAGCGTCTCAGGCGTCTTCCCTGCTGCAGTCCAAAGCTAAACCTGTTCCTCCAGTTGTTGCCCTGCAACTGCaataccagcagcagcagcagcagccgcagcatCATGTATTCCACGAAACAGCAGCTCCCCATCTCACACCCATCCCTGAGTCTGCAGTCATTGGTCCTGCAGCTGACCCAGAGGTCATG ACGGCTGGCCGAGGGATTCACAAAGTCGGTTCTTTGACTCCCCCTTCGTCACCAAAGATGGCCCCTAAGAGTGGCCACAGACGCATCCTGAGCGATGTCACCCACAGTGCTGTGTTCGGGGTTCCAGTCAGCAAGTCCACCCAGCTACTTCAGGCAGCCGCAGCTGAGGCCAGCCTCAACAAGTCCAA ATCAGCCAGCACTACTCCCTCTGGCTCCCCCTGCTCGTCCCAGCAGAGTGTGTATCATCCAGCTGATGGCGATGCCCCGTCAGGCCTCACTGCAACCAACACTCAGCCCAGCTGGAACCCCTTTGGGGATGATAACTTCTCCAAGCTGACGGCGGAGGAGCTGCTCAACAAAGACTTTGCAAAGCTAGCTGAGA CTGCTGCACGAGGAGAGAAGATCACAGGCTCCAGTGAGAATCTTATCCCAGGGCTCAGTGCTTTTCCAG CTGAAAGATCTGCAGACATCATGAGTGCAGGTTCAGCACTGTTGACTGCCCGGGACCCTTTTAATACCCTCTCTGACACCGCAG CAAaggcagaggtgtgtgtggatTCACTGATTCCTGGGTTGGAAGCCCCCCAGGCCCAGCGACATTCAGCCCAGCCAGAGCTCATCCCTGCCAGCATGCCAG ACTCTCTCACTGGGGAGGACTCTCTGCTGGGTTGCGATCTGTTATCTCATACTTCTCCTCATGGAAACCAGCCTGTTTCtgctcttccctcctcctcctcctcctgctcctctgctcctcctggcTCCGGCTCTGGATCCTGTCTGGAGGAGCTGCCGCCTGGTCAGACAGCTTCTG ACTCTGCTTTCCTCATGTCGTGTGGGGAGAAGGGCAATGACGACGAGTTTGACCCTATTCCCGTGCTCATCTCCAAAAACTCAAATCAAG GTGGTCACTCGCGCAGCAACAGTGGCAGTTCAGAGTCCAGCATCCCCAACTTGGCCCGCTCCCTTCTGCTGGTGGATCAGCTCATCGACCTCTAG